From one Pseudoliparis swirei isolate HS2019 ecotype Mariana Trench chromosome 5, NWPU_hadal_v1, whole genome shotgun sequence genomic stretch:
- the pde4dip gene encoding myomegalin isoform X2 — MLDVVKMKEACRICARELCGNQRRWIFHPAAKLNLHVLLSHALGRELTRDGRGEFACSKCAFMLDRMYRFDTVIARVEALSLERLHKLLLEKDRLRQCIGGLYRKNNAAEEDGSAAPPGSVAAVAGTDAESEDSPVVDLSALQDGRYSDMIQHDLTYSVYESWADKEEPVLDHHHQCPGADSVSGQKPRRCRGCAVLRVADSDYEAVCKVPRSVGRRSTSCGPSTRYSTATPGVEDPARTSQESDAAMVTFESSSCELDTDKPMCDGTSPASSMESLDTAVDVSCLPVNHKERDERGPDEAPARRDTPWEKPPSEGSFSGFEMMLSLLRGWEYRPVKPQRGSKLPVLGKAKLDHGLSPPIRLRSPCGGPADCELDSHQPVPEIVTTCPQQELQAELDEMEEQWLDDYVPCGPFRFQQRLIDEQQSQLGQYESDAGQCVGELQKAQDQLRSLQTKIRESETRNQKLQEHLGEMELELRSTQEEAQRQERSIQNVTDAANSKETEAAELYRVIEEQNKMLFSLKDIANRSQLQQLQVSGADSFRGHGEVLALQAALFQAQLELQDGQRAQRQAGRTQEDLSRALRRLEKDLQGALQHRRDTERHNQDLQLALEKARSAMQEREEQRREAEGEREAQDGERERRIGELRTSLLTKEQLIENYCELLEDPKEKRDALLQKLRQRIKERDRALERAADDKFRSVEEKEEETRRLQLLLREKERDLERQRCVLSNNEETITSLEVLVRGRALELEQVCDAWRNVQRQPQESEARQSLILRERDGIISQLQAALHSRTQEAQDLRCSLLAQVQSAPCEILDELKIRLQLKDRLFQEVLANRTHQAQEHQAQVQDLLRTISSRDQYIQDSACRLGEVMTEQADRIQELRRQLSTGVGSRSDSGPDSSVDLQAVQEELCLALRRGKESQELSRSQASRVESLTRTLYVKEDIIRDFQRQMAEPSGLSLVERLTHEVQELRESLIQRDGPLARGPVPSRDRPDSRQPEVGELSSEDEGDADEGLDSECTESVDEEESKLRVQSVANTKASGGTGKPPSQDLLFEGQGLTEVKQLVEQKRAVERELGELKTQLEKAGFLSLSQMRFSPILQTDRGTNRSGHMISLAEAENGDLRHQLSEGPQRDSKQSEEEEEEEEEEEFDVTIEGAEEDEEEEEESSEMGDAWDGELSPSHTNIQTGDEQRANRPDSLHLLPNPSEDVPDSEPPAGAASSVKTVRMQQRSKELQERLMVSEATVQAQAEQLNDYRELLTETAVQQDSKQIQVDLQDMGYETCGRSENEAEREDASSPEFDDLEMCTSLDCGSQWWPAGSGSSSSSAFTKTTSQRSGDGDEMSSLQRLVEDLRSQLSRSQGVIRGLQTRLRSLSTSSDCGPSTPRKVNWSFQASPSQSGAEEDEGWQSSSDGGPLASPRHPHPDKGIRELVSRVDALEDQLRTGGKKPVSEDLKSATWPGKFDTLIQAQARELSHFRQRLREGRGVCSILTQHLGDTTKAFEELLRANDIDYYMGQSFRDQLAQGGALAQRVSAKISGRDQPEDPDEKTELLAIRLSKELQQKDKVIESLRTKLNQHHHSRSNTPCSSHALSDTTDQSDRISYVSDEHRSTDEDLDPYVDAAGEHGQRDTRASARVGTDCHSHSGAMSHHVSSLPPSIAYSPSAQSCFSCPSMRCPSSPHKPADMQSQTAPAPVFTSTPFQLSPSFFSSSSPTRREPLPFHPHPATLRTRYPGNGGVGFSLAEVHQELQMLQRQLGDNERFSTPQSKPLQGFPFAHQQPDSSAFLPPSYHGYQPSPFSSGLEAGSTMKAGSGLLESSALWDMSYGTRPVRLCADLSSGSSGYQSGTSNTGSDLMKEHLIEIRCLRQRLEDSIQTNERLRQQLEDRLAHPASEKGAPTNIYIQGLDSVGQLSSEIRLLKEENVSLQNQFKQTTREGSKDADQLRKAQLEAEMWAEQSRKLHAEAEARGQEVTELKQDRQKNQEAVNRLQHEVSVLQHQLCESRCLVHSLQSELQVHHRVCGVNTNTSAGRASDGAKLGQGTVTFDPRELHLHLEQQLSGQADAQPRSRRQLFNESVPSPPVRDTGLISPSSPGAADRASTLQGQAPDGSFANRHGRHAVGHVDDFKALQQQILEGSALLRTMETAFYSLSAPQEFSLHQPSDPSSVIKLLSDTKTLREILEEAGALLRMFWRAALPTCEETKQDQSVGEEVVSLRLKLSEHEQALKDAMESVKSSNRTKDSMEHFIVSQLSRTRAVLTKAKTNMQENELRISSLRHASLPRSASFPSSSSSFTSSSFSSSSSHPWPGQGENKEGFCELAFSPGWGVMKPRASSSSSSFSPLQSRDRLSTSAPCSQPSCSAPAPSSSSGISLFEQKMQ; from the exons GCTACTCGACAGCCACTCCGGGAGTCGAGGACCCCGCCAGAACCTCTCAAGAGTCTGATGCCGCAATGGTCACCTTTGAGTCCTCTTCATGCGAGTTGGACACGGATAAGCCCATGTGCGACGGGACGAGCCCGGCATCGTCCATGGAATCTCTGGACACCGCCGTGGACGTGAGCTGCCTTCCCGTGAACCACAAGGAAAGAGACGAAAGAGGTCCAGACGAGGCTCCAGCGAGAAGGGACACTCCCTGGGAGAAACCCCCAAGCGAGGGCTCCTTTTCTGGGTTTGAGATGATGCTGAGCCTCCTCAGGGGCTGGGAGTACCGGCCGGTGAAGCCCCAAAGGGGCAGCAAGCTCCCCGTTCTGGGCAAAGCCAAACTGGACCACGGCCTGTCGCCGCCCATCCGGCTGAGGTCGCCCTGTGGGGGGCCGGCCGACTGCGAGCTGGACTCCCACCAGCCCGTCCCGGAGATCGTGACCACGTGTCCCCAGCAGGAGCTGCAGGCGGAGCTGGACGAGATGGaggagcagtggctggatgATTATGTTCCGTGCGGCCCGTTCCGCTTTCAGCAG AGGCTGATCGACGAGCAGCAGAGCCAGCTCGGTCAGTACGAGAGCGATGCCGGTCAGTGTGTCGGCGAGCTGCAGAAGGCCCAGGACCAGCTGCGCTCGCTCCAAACCAAGATCCGAGAGAGCGAGACCAGGAACCAG aagctGCAGGAGCATCTCGGTGAGATGGAGTTGGAGCTGCGTTCGACCCAAGAGGAAGCCCAGCGGCAGGAGAGAAGCATCCAGAACGTCACTGATGCCGCCAACTCCAAGGAGACGGAG gctgcagagctgtATCGGGTGATTGAGGAGCAGAATAAGATGCTGTTTTCTCTCAAAGACATCGCCAACCGCagccagctgcagcagctgcag GTGTCGGGCGCGGACAGCTTCCGCGGTCACGGCGAGGTCCTGGCTCTGCAGGCGGCTCTCTTCCAGGCTCAGCTGGAGCTGCAGGACGGTCAGCGGGCGCAGCGGCAGGCGGGCCGGACCCAGGAGGACCTGAGCCGAGCCCTGCGGAGGCTGGAGAAggacctgcagggggcgctgcagcACAGGAGGGACACGGAGAGGCACAACCAG GATCTGCAGCTGGCTCTGGAGAAGGCCCGGTCGGCCatgcaggagagagaggagcaacgGAGGGAGgccgagggggagagagaggcgcaggacggggagagagagaggcgcatCGGAGAGCTGAGGACATCCCTGCTGACCAAAGAGCAGCTGATAGAG AACTACTGCGAGCTGTTGGAGGATCCAAAGGAGAAGAGAGACGCTCTGCTTCAGAAACTCCGCCAGCGCATCAAGGAGAGAGACCGAGCTCTTGAG CGAGCGGCGGACGACAAGTTCCGCAGcgtggaggagaaagaggaggagactcGTCGGCTTCAGCTGCTGCtccgagagaaggagagagacctGGAGAGGCAGCGCTGCGTCCTGTCAAACAACGAGGAGACCATCact agcctggaggtgctggtgcgcGGTCGGGCTTTGGAGCTGGAGCAGGTGTGCGACGCCTGGAGGAACGTCCAGCggcagccgcaggagagcgaAGCGAGACAGAGCCtcatcctgagagagagagacggcatcATCAGCCAGCTGCAGGCGGCACTGCACTCGCGCACGCAGGAGGCCCAG GACCTGCGCTGCTCCCTACTGGCTCAGGTCCAATCAGCTCCCTGCGAAattctggatgagctgaagATCCGCCTCCAGCTCAAGGACCGCCTCTTCCAGGAAGTGCTCGCGAACCGGACCCACCAAGCCCAGGAGCACCAGGCGCAAGTCCAGGATCTCCTCAGAACCATCAGCTCCAGGGACCAGTACATCCAG GACTCTGCCTGCCGGCTCGGTGAGGTGATGACCGAGCAGGCGGACAGGATCCAGGAGCTCCGCAGACAGCTGAGCACGGGTGTCGGATCGAGGTCCGACTCCGGACCGGACTCGTCTGTGGACCTCCAGGCGGTGCAGGAGGAGCTGTGTCTGGCTCTGAGGAGGGGCAAGGAGAGCCAGGAGCTGAGCAGGAgtcaggccagcagggtggagtcCCTCACCAGGACCCTGTATGTGAAGGAGGACATCATCAGG GACTTCCAGAGGCAGATGGCGGAGCCCTCCGGTCTCTCGCTGGTCGAGCGGTTGACCCACGAGGTCCAGGAGCTGAGAGAGAGCCTGATCCAGCGGGACGGTCCCCTAGCCAGAGGCCCCGTCCCGAGCCGAGACCGGCCCGACAGCAGGCAGCCCGAGGTTGGAG AGCTGAGCTCCGAGGACGAAGGTGATGCTGACGAGGGTCTGGACAGCGAGTGCACGGAGAGCGTTGACGAAGAGGAGTCCAAGCTGAGGGTCCAGTCCGTGGCCAACACCAAG GCCTCTGGAGGTACAGGAAAGCCTCCATCCCAGGACCTGTTGTTTGAAGGTCAGGGACTGACGGAGGTCAAACAGCTGGTGGAGCAGAAGAGGGCGGTGGAGCGAGAGCTGGGAGAGCTGAAGACTCAACTGGAGAAGGCCGGCTTCTTATCACTGTCACAGATGAG ATTCTCCCCAatcctgcagacagacagaggaacAAACAGAAGCGGACACATGATCTCCTTGGCGGAG GCAGAGAACGGAGATTTGAGGCACCAGCTGAGTGAAGGCCCACAGCGCGACAGTAaacagagtgaggaggaggaggaggaggaggaggaggaggagtttgatGTGACAATAGAAGGggcggaggaggatgaagaggaggaggaggaaagctcTGAGATGGGGGACGCTTGGGATGGCGAGCTGTCTCCGTCGCACACCAACATCCAGACCGGTGACGAGCAGAGAGCCAACCGGCCCGATTCACTGCACCTGCTCCCCAACCCCTcagag GATGTCCCGGACAGCGAGCCGCCGGCCGGCGCCGCGTCCTCCGTGAAGACGGTCCGCATGCAGCAGAGGAGCAAAGAGCTGCAGGAGAGGCTGATGGTGTCAGAGGCCACGGTGCAGGCTCAGGCCGAGCAGCTCAACGACTACCGGGAGCTGCTCA CGGAGACAGCAGTGCAGCAGGACAGCAAGCAGATCCAGGTGGACCTGCAGGACATGGGCTACGAGACCTGCGGCCGCAGTGAGAACGAGGCTGAGAGGGAGGACGCCAGCAGCCCAG AGTTTGATGACCTGGAGATGTGCACGTCTCTGGACTGCGGCTCCCAGTGGTGGCCCGccggcagcggcagcagcagcagctccgccTTCACTAAAACCACCAgccagaggtcaggcgacggagACGAGATGTCCTCTCTCCAGCGCCTGGTGGAGGACCTCCGCTCCCAACTGTCCCGTTCTCAGGGAGTGATCCGCGGGCTTCAGACCCGGCTTCggtccctctccacctccagcgACTGCGGGCCGTCCACGCCTCGCAAGGTCAACTGGTCCTTCCAGGCCTCGCCTTCCCAGAGCGGggcggaggaggacgagggctgGCAGTCCTCCTCCGACGGAGGCCCTCTGGCTTCGCCCCGCCACCCTCACCCGGACAAGGGCATCCGGGAGCTGGTGTCCCGCGTGGACGCACTGGAGGACCAGCTGAGGACAGGAGGCAAAAAGCCTGTCAGCGAGGACTTAAAGTCAGCCACCTGGCCGGG TAAATTCGACACGCTGATCCAGGCTCAGGCCAGAGAGCTGTCTCACTTCCGCCAGCGGctgagggaggggcggggcgtgTGCAGCATCCTCACCCAGCACCTGGGGGACACCACCAAGGCCTTCGAGGAGCTGCTGCGGGCCAACGACATCGACTACTACATGGGCCAGAGCTTCAGGGACCAGCTGGCTCAGGGCGGCGCTCTGGCGCAGCGGGTCAGCGCGAAGATCAGCGGAC GAGATCAACCTGAAGATCCAGATGAGAAGACCGAGCTGCTCGCCATCCG GCTTAGTAaggagctgcagcagaaagACAAGGTCATCGAGTCTCTCCGCACCAAACTAAACCAGCACCACCATTCGCGCTCCAACACGCCCTGCAGCAGCCACGCCCTCTCCGACACCACCGACCAATCGGATCGCATCTCCTATGTGTCCGACGAGCACAGGTCAACGGACGAGGACCTGGATCCGTACGTGGACGCTGCCGGCGAGCACGGTCAGAGGGACACGCGGGCGTCCGCCAGAGTCGGCACGG ATTGCCACTCCCACAGTGGCGCCATGTCCCATCATGTGTcatctctacctccatccaTCGCCTACTCCCCTAGCGCCCAGTCCTGCTTCAGCTGCCCCAGCATGCGTTGCCCCAGCTCGCCGCACAAGCCCGCGGACATGCAGAGCCAGACAG CTCCAGCTCCCGTCTTCACCTCTACCCCCTTCCAGCtttccccctccttcttctcctcctcttcccctacCCGAAGGGAACCTTTGCCCTTTCATCCCCACCCCGCAACCCTGCGCACCCGTTACCCAGGCAACGGCGGAGTGGGTTTCTCCCTGGCCGAGGTGCATCAGGAGCTGCAGATGTTACAAAGGCAGCTGGGAGACAATGAGA GGTTTTCCACTCCCCAGTCCAAACCTCTTCAGGGTTTCCCGTTTGCCCACCAGCAGCCCGACTCCTCGGCCTTCCTGCCTCCCTCCTACCACGGGTACCAGCCTTCTCCTTTCAGCAGCGGCCTGGAGGCCGGCTCGACAATGAAAGCGGGGTCCGGTCTGTTGGAGAGCAGTGCATTATGGGATATGAGCTACGGTACCCGGCCGGTGAGACTCTGCGCTGACCTGTCTTCGGGGTCCTCGGGGTACCAGTCCGGCACCAGTAACACA GGTTCAGACTTGATGAAGGAGCACCTGATAGAGATCAGGTGTCTGAGacagaggctggaggactccatCCAGACCAACGAGCGCCTccggcagcagctggaggacagaCTGGCTCACCCCGCCTCTGagaaag GTGCTCCGACCAACATCTACATCCAGGGCCTGGACTCGGTCGGCCAGCTGTCCAGCGAGATCAGACTTCTGAAGGAAGAGAACGTCAGTCTGCAGAACCAGTTTAAACAGACCACCAGAG AGGGCAGCAAGGACGCGGATCAGCTGAGGAAGGCGCAGCTAGAGGCGGAGATGTGGGCGGAGCAAAGCAGGAAGCTGCATGCTGAGGCTGAAGCtcgaggtcaagaggtcacagAACTGAAACAGGACCGACAGAAGAACCAGGAAGCCGTCAACAG aCTCCAGCATGAAGTGAGCGTCCTCCAACATCAGCTCTGTGAGAGCCGCTGTCTGGTCCACTCTCTTCAGTCTGAGCTGCAGGTGCACCACCGAGTGTGTGGAGTCAACACGAACACATCCGCAG GTCGGGCCAGTGACGGTGCCAAACTTGGACAGGgcactgtgacctttgaccccagagAGCTGCACCTTcacctggagcagcagctgagcggACAGGCCGACGCACAGCCTCGATCCAGGAGGCAGCTCTTCAACG AAAGTGTTCCCTCCCCCCCTGTGAGAGACACTGGGCTCATTAGTCCTTCCTCTCCTGGAGCAGCCGATCGAG cgtCGACCCTGCAGGGCCAGGCCCCCGACGGGTCCTTCGCCAACCGCCATGGCCGCCATGCAGTGGGCCACGTGGATGACTTCAAGGCTCTGCAGCAGCAGATCCTGGAGGGCAGCGCTCTCCTCCGCACGATGGAGACGGCATTTTATTCCCTGAGCGCCCCACAGGAGTTCAGCCTGCATCAG cccTCAGACCCGAGTTCTGTCAtcaagctgctgtctgacacTAAAACCTTACGAGAGATCCTGGAGGAGGCCGGCGCTCTGCTGCGGATGTTCTGGCGAGCGGCTCTTCCGACCTGCGAGGAAACAAAGCAG gatcAGTCTGTGGGGGAGGAGGTCGTCTCGCTCCGTCTGAAGCTCTCGGAGCACGAGCAGGCTCTAAAGGACGCCATGGAGAGCGTGAAGAGCTCCAACCGCACCAAAGATAGCATGGAGCACTTTATCGTGAGCCAAC TGTCCAGAACACGGGCCGTGCTGACGAAAGCAAAGACAAACATGCAG GAGAACGAGCTCAGGATCTCCTCCCTTCGCCACGCCTCTCTCCCCCGATCCgcctctttcccctcctcctcttcctccttcacctcttcctccttctcctcctcttcctcacacccCTGGCCCGGTCAAG GTGAAAACAAAGAAGGCTTCTGTGAGCTCGCCTTCTCTCCTGGTTGGGGTGTCATGAAGCCtcgggcctcctcctcctcctcctccttctcccccctgCAGTCCCGCGACCGTCTCTCCACCAGCGCCCCCTGCAGTCAGCCTTCCTGTAGTGCACCAGCCCCAAGCTCTTCATCCGGCATCTCACTGTTCGAGCAGAAAATGCAGTAA